The Haloprofundus salinisoli region GACACGCTCTTGCCGGTTCCACGAGTGCGGCCGCTATGTTCGTCTCACCGACAGCGAGCAACCGGGCCGCGTCACCCGGACGGCCCGGAGAGTCCGGACCGCTCGGGAGGAACCGATGAACGCGTTCCGTCTCGTCCCGCTCTCCGAGGCGCTTCGAGGGGCGATTCCCCCGGAACTCGCCGAGTGGTTCGTCCCGCTGACGGAGCTCGGCGGCGTCGCCTTCTCGCTCGCGTTACTCTGTCTGCTGTACTGGCTCACCGACCGCGAGCGGGCGGCGACGCTGACGGCGCTCGTGTTCGGCGGGGCCGCCCTCGTCGTCGGACTGAAGGGTGCGTTCGCGCTCCCGCGACCGCCGGTGGAGACGGCGCTCGTCGTCGAAACCGGCTACGGTTTCCCGAGCGGGCACGCCGTCATCGCAACGGTGTTGTACGGTGGACTGGCGGCGCTCGTCGACGTCGGTCGCCGCGCGGTTCGCTACGCGGCCGCCACCGTGCTCGTGGTCGTCGTCTCGCTGTCGCGGGTCGTCATCGGCGTCCACTACGTCGGCGACGTGCTCGCGGGCGCGGCGCTGGCGGCGGCGTTTCTCTGGGTCGCGCTCCGAGTCACTCGCCGAGAGCCCTTGCGGGCG contains the following coding sequences:
- a CDS encoding phosphatase PAP2 family protein; its protein translation is MNAFRLVPLSEALRGAIPPELAEWFVPLTELGGVAFSLALLCLLYWLTDRERAATLTALVFGGAALVVGLKGAFALPRPPVETALVVETGYGFPSGHAVIATVLYGGLAALVDVGRRAVRYAAATVLVVVVSLSRVVIGVHYVGDVLAGAALAAAFLWVALRVTRREPLRAFALAAGLGAVGYALAGPTVNAVTVFGASVGGALAWYVLEPAARPASRLEAATLALVGLPAVVGIRVATEAVGALFPLVFALSVLLVGFIVAFPVVVSELGGQAGVASR